One Frankia alni ACN14a DNA window includes the following coding sequences:
- a CDS encoding alkaline phosphatase family protein, which yields MSTGTGTAPGVAPQPVGSDDLSLAVAALTSPALAEIVDLTAWVDAGWLYVANAGGSARLPVSDPDGPWEVRFGRHPLASQDPMHGVPLAAALADPSPPNERDAYPFAGRRLLSAFGDATRSPDLIVVHTPRHYWPERGGHLGEHGSLNAGQSRAPLVLSGPGVRGRGLRPGAARIIDVAPTLAALAGVTLPGAEGTALTELAGPGARHVVGLLWDGANCNDLLHLAQTGALPNVARLLAEGTALTGGAIAEFPSVTLTNHTSALTGVGPGRHGILHNVYFDRATGRQVIVNDVKTWHAACEQLRDGVETLFEAVARQRPGAVSACVNEPVDRGAHYSTFGLVRAAGNAGGAGDMGDYLPAAEGDPHASARWVQQSADYAWSTRVDALGLAQVVQLWAPGTTPPDVMWWNTTVTDTGHHGGGPYSDQSRAALRDADARLGSFLDLLAERGLLAETAILLTADHGSEAADPACRGDWGDALRAAGVRFRDEGYGFLYLGESVLDGLSLDDSAVGVASS from the coding sequence ATGTCGACCGGAACGGGAACGGCGCCGGGCGTGGCGCCGCAACCGGTCGGGTCCGACGACCTGTCCCTCGCCGTCGCCGCCCTCACCAGCCCCGCACTGGCCGAGATCGTGGATCTCACCGCCTGGGTGGACGCCGGCTGGCTCTACGTGGCCAACGCCGGCGGCTCGGCCCGGCTGCCGGTGAGCGATCCGGACGGCCCCTGGGAGGTCCGCTTCGGGCGGCATCCGCTGGCCAGCCAGGACCCGATGCACGGGGTGCCCCTGGCCGCGGCGCTGGCGGATCCGTCACCGCCGAACGAACGCGACGCCTACCCCTTCGCCGGCCGCCGGCTGCTGTCCGCGTTCGGGGACGCCACCCGCTCGCCCGACCTGATCGTCGTGCACACCCCGCGGCACTACTGGCCCGAACGCGGCGGGCACCTCGGCGAGCACGGTTCGCTCAACGCCGGCCAGTCCCGTGCCCCGCTGGTGCTGTCCGGCCCCGGCGTGCGCGGCCGGGGGCTGCGGCCCGGTGCGGCGCGGATCATCGACGTCGCGCCCACCCTCGCCGCGCTGGCCGGCGTCACCCTGCCGGGCGCCGAGGGGACGGCGCTGACCGAGCTCGCCGGTCCGGGCGCGCGCCACGTCGTCGGCCTGCTGTGGGACGGCGCGAACTGCAACGACCTGCTGCACCTCGCCCAGACCGGTGCCCTGCCGAACGTCGCCCGCCTGCTGGCCGAGGGGACCGCGCTGACCGGCGGAGCGATCGCCGAGTTTCCCAGCGTGACGCTGACCAACCACACCTCCGCGCTGACCGGGGTCGGGCCCGGTCGCCACGGGATCCTGCACAACGTCTACTTCGACCGGGCCACCGGCCGCCAGGTGATCGTCAACGACGTGAAGACCTGGCACGCCGCCTGCGAGCAGCTCCGCGACGGCGTCGAGACGCTCTTCGAGGCCGTCGCCCGCCAGCGCCCCGGCGCGGTCAGTGCCTGCGTGAACGAGCCCGTCGACCGGGGCGCGCACTACTCGACGTTCGGCCTGGTCCGGGCGGCCGGCAACGCCGGTGGCGCCGGTGACATGGGCGACTACCTGCCGGCGGCCGAGGGCGACCCGCACGCCAGCGCGCGCTGGGTCCAGCAGAGCGCCGACTACGCCTGGTCCACCCGGGTGGACGCACTGGGCCTCGCCCAGGTCGTCCAGCTCTGGGCGCCGGGCACGACCCCACCCGACGTCATGTGGTGGAACACCACGGTCACCGACACGGGCCATCACGGCGGCGGCCCCTACTCGGACCAGTCCCGCGCCGCGCTGCGGGACGCGGACGCCCGCCTCGGCAGCTTCCTCGATCTGCTCGCCGAGCGCGGCCTGCTGGCCGAGACCGCGATCCTGTTGACCGCCGACCACGGCTCGGAGGCGGCGGACCCGGCCTGCCGCGGCGACTGGGGTGACGCCCTGCGCGCCGCCGGGGTTCGGTTCCGCGACGAGGGCTACGGCTTTCTCTACCTCGGCGAGTCCGTCCTCGACGGTCTCAGCCTGGACGACTCGGCCGTCGGGGTCGCCTCCTCCTGA
- a CDS encoding WhiB family transcriptional regulator, whose protein sequence is MFDHSIVSRIERDRLVLPCWDVDPEMFFAESPADVETAKAVCRTCPVRVACLAAALDRAEPWGVWGGELVVTGTVVPRKRPRGRPRKVRPEEVAA, encoded by the coding sequence GTGTTCGATCACTCGATCGTCTCCCGGATCGAGCGGGATCGGCTCGTCCTGCCCTGCTGGGACGTCGATCCTGAGATGTTCTTCGCTGAGTCCCCGGCGGATGTGGAGACCGCCAAGGCGGTCTGCCGTACCTGCCCGGTCCGGGTGGCGTGCCTGGCCGCGGCCCTCGACCGGGCCGAGCCGTGGGGGGTGTGGGGTGGCGAGCTGGTCGTGACCGGCACCGTCGTGCCCCGCAAGCGGCCCCGCGGTCGGCCGCGCAAGGTCCGCCCGGAGGAGGTCGCGGCCTGA
- a CDS encoding mycoredoxin, whose product MLTIYTTSWCGYCVRLKSQLDRAGLEYKTVDIENDPTAEQLVRDANNGNATVPTVLFPDGTVMTNPSVRQVTEKVTSAA is encoded by the coding sequence GTGCTCACGATCTACACGACTTCCTGGTGCGGCTACTGCGTTCGGCTGAAGAGCCAACTCGACCGCGCCGGGCTGGAGTACAAGACCGTTGATATCGAGAACGACCCGACAGCAGAGCAACTTGTCCGCGATGCGAACAACGGGAACGCGACCGTACCGACCGTGCTCTTTCCCGATGGCACTGTGATGACGAACCCGAGCGTCCGCCAGGTCACCGAGAAGGTCACTTCTGCCGCATAA
- a CDS encoding GAF and ANTAR domain-containing protein, whose amino-acid sequence MTGTFADLGEGTHYPRADSVIARMIDGAPAAAAGVGPGHPAADTAEHRQLGVHSYLAMPVIPTDGRLLGFLVGLDHGEVSVSADTLALVRAIADALAATGDIPAPPPPAVSPNGPRPGDRSREAGGSAGQASVGGGGAVGEGGAVGATDEERPAPAARAAREQTATREETPAQPGPTPGGEQRSTPAALSPGAAPIPGGGDSRHGDASPDSDTSPSTDTPRSSDEGSRGGEASPGNGGPTRDERPAGGERPASGPVAHGAAAESPPPAGPSRPPRSATPGIGERAEPAAAPPTPPRPPGRVPTPQALARAVRPGPPGRAGPPRPTPPPATGTGPAGTGAQVTGAARPAPAVSRRSTADMRLRRTPAGWVVEGPGAEIRPVGDLLSAMVLADLLAEDLAPPGRPRRAERDLGEIEQLRLSVVQLEHALASRVIVEQAIGVLAERHQIRPREAFERLRRTARGMGRRVHDLARQVVDSVGDPRAVLPGELGGRGGPAGGGPSGATPGPGPGPGGAPRPAPPRSTSGRH is encoded by the coding sequence GTGACCGGAACCTTCGCCGATCTCGGCGAGGGAACCCACTATCCCCGGGCGGACAGCGTCATCGCCCGCATGATCGACGGTGCGCCCGCGGCGGCGGCCGGAGTCGGTCCGGGGCATCCCGCGGCCGACACGGCCGAGCATCGCCAACTGGGGGTGCACAGCTATCTCGCGATGCCGGTGATCCCCACGGACGGCCGACTACTCGGCTTCCTCGTCGGCCTGGACCACGGTGAGGTGAGCGTGTCCGCGGACACGCTGGCCCTGGTCCGGGCCATCGCGGACGCCCTCGCGGCCACGGGCGACATCCCCGCGCCGCCCCCGCCGGCCGTCTCGCCCAACGGCCCGCGGCCCGGCGATCGTTCACGGGAGGCCGGCGGCTCTGCCGGTCAGGCCTCGGTGGGCGGGGGTGGCGCGGTCGGCGAGGGTGGCGCGGTCGGCGCAACGGACGAGGAGCGCCCGGCCCCGGCGGCACGTGCGGCACGTGAGCAGACCGCGACTCGGGAGGAGACGCCGGCCCAGCCCGGCCCGACGCCGGGCGGCGAGCAGCGATCGACTCCCGCGGCCCTGTCGCCGGGCGCCGCCCCCATCCCGGGCGGGGGTGACTCACGGCACGGTGACGCGTCACCCGACTCTGACACCTCCCCGAGCACGGACACGCCACGCAGCAGCGACGAAGGGTCGCGAGGCGGCGAGGCGTCACCAGGCAACGGGGGACCGACCCGCGATGAGCGGCCGGCGGGCGGCGAGAGGCCGGCGAGCGGGCCGGTGGCACACGGTGCTGCCGCGGAGTCCCCGCCGCCGGCCGGCCCGTCCCGGCCGCCCAGGAGCGCCACGCCGGGCATCGGGGAAAGGGCGGAGCCGGCTGCGGCCCCCCCGACTCCCCCGCGGCCACCGGGCCGGGTGCCGACGCCCCAGGCCCTCGCGCGGGCGGTTCGCCCCGGACCACCCGGCCGGGCCGGGCCGCCGCGACCGACACCGCCGCCCGCGACCGGCACCGGCCCGGCGGGGACCGGCGCCCAGGTGACCGGCGCAGCCAGGCCGGCTCCGGCCGTCTCGCGACGTTCCACCGCGGACATGCGGCTGCGGCGGACGCCCGCCGGCTGGGTCGTGGAAGGTCCGGGAGCGGAGATCCGCCCGGTCGGTGACCTTCTCTCCGCGATGGTTCTCGCCGACCTGCTGGCCGAGGACCTCGCACCGCCCGGCCGCCCGCGCCGGGCAGAACGTGACCTTGGCGAGATCGAGCAGCTGCGGCTGTCCGTCGTCCAGCTCGAGCACGCCCTGGCGTCCCGGGTGATCGTCGAACAGGCCATCGGTGTGCTGGCGGAACGCCATCAGATCCGGCCGCGGGAGGCGTTCGAGCGGTTGCGCCGCACGGCGCGAGGGATGGGCCGTCGCGTCCATGACCTGGCCCGACAGGTCGTGGATTCGGTCGGGGACCCCCGAGCGGTTCTCCCGGGGGAGCTCGGTGGCCGGGGCGGCCCGGCCGGCGGCGGTCCCTCCGGCGCGACGCCGGGGCCCGGCCCGGGACCGGGTGGCGCGCCCCGCCCGGCACCACCGCGGTCCACCTCCGGCCGGCACTGA
- a CDS encoding helix-turn-helix domain-containing protein: MGQFPAGLPESLAVEVDSLGEEIIAAIAREVPAYARPLEGRFGRGVRRGVAEALHRFLTVVEAGPHCAPDLAASREVYVRLGRGEVHSGRSLDNLLSAYRVGARVSWRRFGEAAVRHGGVDAAGLVSLAEMMFAYIDGISAASAEGYAAEQFAAGGERERLLDRIGEMLLTGAPADAVAQVADAASVRLPRRLAAVLIPARPDPQPAAGRESAASVPAGLLLTGPVPAEFVPAGSAPSGLVAGGSVPGAPVPGGSVPGGLVPGGSVPGGSGPGGVGPGGFGLAESAPAAPGRFEPFMLPADCPRAVQGQDTWLFVGSAERGPARAALAKRLAGLAAVVGPAVPWGQAKASAARARFARDARSAGRLAAAGAADPLFTDEHLSALVLARDPGLVTDLATRLLAPLDGLPSRTRERLAETLLHWLSLRGQRGLIAERLHIHPQTVRYRVNQLRELFGPCLEDPDVRFDLELVLRAGATAPRAEPALGPSGALGAGGVASSGGVAAASGSDPTAGAATRR; the protein is encoded by the coding sequence ATGGGACAGTTTCCGGCCGGTCTACCCGAGAGCCTCGCCGTGGAAGTTGACTCGCTGGGCGAGGAGATCATCGCGGCGATCGCCCGCGAGGTGCCCGCCTACGCCCGCCCGTTGGAGGGCCGGTTCGGCCGCGGGGTGCGCCGCGGGGTCGCCGAGGCCCTGCACCGCTTCCTCACCGTGGTCGAGGCCGGCCCCCACTGCGCACCGGATCTTGCCGCCAGCCGTGAGGTGTACGTCCGGCTCGGCCGCGGCGAGGTCCACTCCGGCCGGTCGCTGGACAACCTTCTCAGCGCCTACCGGGTCGGCGCCCGCGTGTCCTGGCGGCGCTTCGGGGAGGCCGCGGTGCGCCACGGCGGCGTCGACGCCGCGGGCCTGGTCTCCCTGGCCGAGATGATGTTCGCCTACATCGACGGGATCTCCGCGGCCTCCGCCGAGGGCTACGCCGCCGAGCAGTTCGCGGCGGGCGGCGAGCGGGAGCGCCTGCTCGACCGCATCGGCGAGATGCTGCTCACCGGCGCCCCCGCGGACGCCGTCGCCCAGGTCGCCGACGCGGCCAGCGTGCGGCTGCCCCGCCGGCTGGCCGCGGTCCTCATCCCGGCCCGGCCCGATCCGCAGCCGGCGGCCGGACGCGAATCGGCCGCGTCCGTCCCCGCGGGGCTCCTCCTGACGGGTCCCGTCCCGGCGGAGTTCGTCCCGGCCGGATCCGCCCCGAGCGGACTCGTCGCGGGCGGATCCGTTCCGGGCGCGCCCGTCCCTGGCGGATCCGTGCCGGGCGGGCTCGTCCCCGGCGGATCCGTTCCTGGTGGATCTGGCCCGGGTGGCGTCGGCCCGGGTGGGTTCGGCCTCGCCGAGTCCGCGCCGGCAGCGCCCGGCCGCTTCGAGCCGTTCATGCTGCCAGCGGACTGCCCGCGGGCCGTGCAGGGCCAGGACACCTGGCTGTTCGTGGGCTCGGCGGAACGCGGCCCGGCGCGGGCGGCGCTGGCGAAGCGGCTGGCGGGCCTCGCCGCGGTGGTGGGACCGGCGGTGCCCTGGGGCCAGGCCAAGGCGAGCGCCGCCCGGGCCCGGTTCGCCCGCGACGCGCGCAGCGCCGGCCGGCTCGCCGCCGCGGGCGCCGCCGACCCGCTGTTCACCGACGAGCACCTCAGCGCGCTGGTGCTCGCCCGCGACCCGGGTCTCGTGACGGATCTGGCGACCCGGCTGCTCGCTCCCCTCGACGGCCTGCCGAGTCGCACCCGCGAACGGCTGGCCGAGACCCTGCTGCACTGGCTGTCGCTGCGGGGGCAGCGCGGCCTGATCGCCGAACGGCTGCACATCCACCCGCAGACCGTCCGGTACCGGGTCAACCAGCTCCGCGAGCTGTTCGGGCCGTGCCTGGAGGATCCCGACGTCCGCTTCGACCTCGAGCTGGTGCTGCGCGCCGGCGCCACCGCTCCCCGCGCCGAACCGGCGCTCGGCCCGAGTGGCGCGCTCGGTGCGGGCGGTGTGGCCAGTTCGGGCGGTGTGGCCGCGGCCAGCGGGTCTGACCCGACGGCGGGCGCCGCGACCAGGCGCTGA
- a CDS encoding ATP-dependent DNA helicase UvrD2 has protein sequence MSGSPAPAARAASTGASPASPAAPAAADLLAGLDPEQRAAADAPLGPVCILAGAGTGKTRTITHRIAHMVVDRGVGSGQILAVSFTTRAAGELRGRLRAMGVPGVQARTFHSAALRQLQHFWPAVAGGPLPRPESSKIPNMARAAGRLRLSPDRAELRDLTAEVEWAKASLVAPADYARMAAAGGRETATPAPTVARLYAAYEEVKREAGVVDMEDLLLLTAAMIEEHDWVATEVRSRYRHLVVDEYQDVNALQQRVLEAWLGDRDSLCVVGDPHQTIYSFAGASPRYLLDFPRRHPDAAVVRLVRDYRSTPQVVGLANRLVQAAPGTRLVAAAPDGPPPVWLECDSEADEAAAVASRIRTLIARGTPASRIAVLYRINAQSEAYEAAIGAAGIAYLVRGGEKFFARTEVVAALRLLRAALRSADTDRPAGLADTVADVLGALHWRADRPSAGSGAEREQWENLAALHRLAADLAARAPQAGLAEFVAELGDRVTHEHQPTVEGVTLSTLHAAKGLEWDAVFLVGLTDGTLPLVHAKTAEQIAEERRLLYVGVTRARTHLVLSWALARADGRRSRRPSRFLDDLRPVRRGLGPAAGGRGGPGGGAGSGGTGGSGGAAGRRRAGEESGADGGGSGRGRSAVRCRVCGRALTGAQARIGRCDGCPGDVDAGLYERLRAWRAATARELHMPVFVVLTDATLQAIAECRPSSVAELVRIPGIGQAKLDRYGQAVLGLVAGRTPPAPSAREPS, from the coding sequence ATGTCCGGATCGCCTGCCCCCGCCGCGCGGGCCGCCTCCACCGGGGCCTCCCCGGCGTCACCGGCCGCCCCGGCCGCCGCGGACCTGCTCGCCGGGCTCGATCCCGAGCAGCGGGCCGCGGCCGACGCCCCCCTGGGACCGGTCTGCATCCTCGCCGGTGCCGGTACGGGCAAGACACGCACCATCACGCACAGAATCGCCCACATGGTCGTGGACCGGGGGGTTGGCTCCGGTCAGATCCTCGCCGTGAGCTTCACGACCAGGGCGGCGGGGGAGTTGCGCGGCCGGCTGCGGGCCATGGGTGTCCCCGGCGTGCAGGCGCGTACGTTCCATTCGGCGGCGCTGCGGCAGTTGCAGCACTTCTGGCCGGCCGTGGCCGGCGGACCGCTGCCCCGGCCCGAGTCCAGCAAGATCCCCAACATGGCGCGCGCCGCGGGGCGCCTGCGGCTGAGCCCGGACCGCGCCGAGCTGCGGGACCTGACCGCCGAGGTCGAGTGGGCCAAGGCCAGCCTCGTCGCGCCCGCCGACTACGCCCGGATGGCGGCGGCCGGCGGCCGGGAGACCGCCACCCCGGCGCCGACCGTCGCCCGGCTCTACGCCGCGTACGAGGAGGTCAAGCGGGAGGCCGGCGTCGTCGACATGGAGGATCTGCTGCTGCTCACCGCGGCCATGATCGAGGAACACGACTGGGTCGCCACCGAGGTCCGGTCCCGCTACCGCCACCTCGTCGTCGACGAGTACCAGGACGTCAACGCGTTGCAGCAGCGCGTGCTCGAGGCCTGGCTCGGCGATCGCGACAGCCTCTGCGTCGTCGGTGACCCGCACCAGACCATCTACTCGTTCGCCGGCGCCTCGCCCCGCTACCTGCTCGACTTCCCGCGCCGCCATCCGGACGCGGCGGTCGTCCGACTCGTGCGCGACTACCGGTCGACCCCGCAGGTCGTCGGGCTGGCGAACCGGCTCGTCCAGGCCGCGCCCGGCACGAGGCTCGTCGCCGCGGCGCCCGACGGCCCGCCGCCGGTCTGGCTGGAGTGCGACAGCGAGGCGGACGAGGCCGCCGCCGTCGCCAGTCGCATCCGCACGCTGATCGCCCGCGGGACGCCGGCCAGCCGCATCGCCGTGCTGTACCGGATCAACGCCCAGTCCGAGGCCTACGAGGCCGCGATCGGCGCGGCGGGCATCGCCTACCTCGTCCGCGGCGGCGAGAAGTTCTTCGCCCGGACCGAGGTGGTCGCGGCGCTGCGGCTGCTGCGGGCCGCCCTGCGCTCGGCCGACACCGACCGGCCCGCCGGGCTCGCCGACACCGTCGCGGACGTGCTCGGCGCACTGCACTGGCGGGCGGACCGGCCGTCGGCCGGCTCCGGCGCGGAGCGGGAGCAGTGGGAGAACCTCGCCGCCCTGCACCGCCTCGCCGCCGACCTCGCCGCCCGAGCCCCGCAGGCCGGCCTCGCCGAGTTCGTCGCCGAGCTCGGCGATCGCGTCACCCACGAACACCAGCCCACCGTGGAGGGGGTGACGCTGTCCACGCTGCACGCCGCGAAGGGCCTGGAATGGGACGCGGTGTTCCTCGTGGGGCTGACCGACGGCACGCTGCCGCTCGTTCACGCGAAGACCGCCGAGCAGATCGCCGAGGAACGCCGCCTGCTCTACGTGGGCGTGACGCGGGCCCGGACCCACCTCGTCCTGTCCTGGGCGTTGGCCCGCGCGGACGGACGGCGCTCGCGGCGGCCGTCCCGCTTCCTCGACGATCTGCGCCCGGTGCGCCGCGGCCTCGGCCCGGCCGCGGGCGGGCGGGGCGGCCCCGGCGGTGGAGCGGGGTCTGGCGGCACCGGGGGGTCTGGCGGTGCGGCGGGGCGTCGGCGGGCGGGGGAGGAGAGCGGCGCCGACGGCGGGGGGTCGGGCCGGGGGCGATCGGCGGTGCGCTGCCGGGTCTGCGGGCGGGCCCTGACCGGCGCCCAGGCCAGGATCGGGCGCTGCGACGGCTGCCCCGGCGACGTCGACGCCGGGCTGTACGAGCGGCTGCGGGCTTGGCGGGCGGCCACCGCGCGCGAGCTGCACATGCCCGTCTTCGTGGTCCTTACCGACGCGACTCTGCAGGCGATCGCCGAATGCCGGCCGAGCTCGGTCGCGGAGCTTGTCCGGATCCCCGGGATCGGCCAGGCCAAGCTCGACCGCTACGGCCAGGCGGTGCTCGGCCTCGTCGCCGGGCGCACCCCGCCGGCGCCGTCCGCCCGCGAGCCTTCGTGA
- a CDS encoding glycerate kinase — translation MLNIVMDQAGTEIARPRGYRPGPSAMGAVVLVAAAVEASVVLGKAALGSPALGASLMADVRVLAACRRTEAQGTGAPAAGVSGTVLGLVTSTAIVEGPAGEPTRRFAVSGNPRSAVAQAAQHADRHLISGSARDPLPD, via the coding sequence GTGCTGAACATTGTGATGGACCAAGCTGGCACCGAGATCGCCCGTCCCCGGGGATATCGGCCCGGCCCGTCGGCCATGGGTGCGGTCGTCCTCGTGGCGGCCGCCGTCGAGGCGTCCGTCGTTCTCGGCAAAGCCGCCCTCGGCAGCCCTGCCCTTGGCGCTTCCTTGATGGCGGATGTCCGTGTGCTGGCGGCTTGCCGTCGCACCGAGGCCCAGGGGACGGGTGCGCCCGCCGCCGGAGTCTCGGGCACGGTGCTCGGCCTGGTCACGTCCACCGCGATCGTCGAGGGTCCGGCCGGCGAGCCGACGCGTCGGTTCGCCGTGTCCGGGAACCCGCGCTCCGCCGTGGCCCAGGCGGCCCAGCACGCAGACCGTCACCTCATCTCGGGATCCGCTCGCGATCCGCTCCCGGACTAG
- a CDS encoding M16 family metallopeptidase, translating to MIGSAVTSTSTNSARSTPPAATATPATATAAAPAGVIPAVRPTEPAALPAVTDRTLPNGLRVLVVQRGSVPIVEVRLRIPFAGLGPVYQARAEVLAETLFTGSRRLDRVGLATEVQRLGGSLSTGVDSDRLSIGGSALAANLEPLLEILADVLLGATYPDDEVAGERERIVEDTAVARSQPAVIAREALLERLFGDHPYATAIPDPDVVGQVGPAEVRGLHAERVSPAGAILTLVGDVSPERALAAVSTALGDWSGQPAASAPPLPALRTGPIVIVDRPGAVQTNIRLGGAALDRSAPGYPAQRLASTIFGGYFSSRLVNNIREDKGYTYSPRSSIDHYQVGSRFTVAADVATDVTGPALLEILYELGRLAVLPPTQDELDAARQYAVGTLAIGSATAAGLASTLSALAGVGVGVEYLRDHPRALAEVTTADVQAVAADLLAPTGLITVLVGDKSKIVRAVGALGLIES from the coding sequence ATGATCGGGAGTGCTGTGACCTCGACCTCGACGAACTCCGCGCGCTCGACTCCGCCGGCGGCCACCGCCACCCCGGCCACCGCCACCGCGGCTGCCCCGGCGGGCGTGATCCCCGCCGTCCGGCCGACCGAGCCGGCGGCGCTGCCAGCCGTCACCGACCGCACCCTCCCCAACGGCCTGCGGGTGCTGGTGGTGCAGCGGGGCAGCGTGCCGATCGTCGAGGTGCGGCTGCGCATCCCCTTCGCCGGGCTCGGGCCCGTGTACCAGGCCCGCGCCGAGGTGCTGGCGGAGACCCTGTTCACCGGATCCCGGCGGCTCGACCGGGTGGGGCTCGCCACGGAGGTGCAGCGCCTCGGTGGCTCGCTGTCGACGGGAGTCGACAGCGACCGGCTCTCCATCGGCGGCTCCGCGCTCGCGGCGAACCTCGAACCATTGCTGGAGATCCTGGCCGACGTGCTGCTCGGCGCCACCTATCCCGACGACGAGGTCGCCGGCGAGCGCGAGCGGATCGTCGAGGACACCGCGGTCGCCCGTAGCCAGCCCGCCGTGATCGCCCGCGAGGCCCTGCTCGAGCGGCTGTTCGGCGACCACCCCTACGCCACCGCCATCCCCGACCCGGACGTGGTCGGGCAGGTCGGCCCGGCGGAGGTGCGCGGCCTGCACGCTGAGCGCGTCTCGCCGGCCGGGGCCATCCTCACCCTCGTCGGCGACGTGTCGCCCGAACGGGCGCTGGCGGCGGTCTCCACGGCGCTCGGGGACTGGTCGGGGCAGCCCGCGGCGAGCGCGCCGCCCCTGCCCGCGCTGCGTACGGGCCCGATCGTCATCGTGGACCGCCCCGGCGCCGTGCAGACGAACATCCGCCTCGGCGGGGCGGCCCTGGACCGGTCCGCTCCCGGCTACCCGGCGCAGCGGCTGGCCAGTACGATCTTCGGCGGGTACTTCAGCTCCCGGCTGGTCAACAACATCCGCGAGGACAAGGGCTACACGTACTCGCCGCGCAGCTCGATCGACCACTACCAGGTCGGCTCGCGCTTCACCGTGGCCGCGGACGTCGCCACCGACGTGACCGGCCCGGCCCTGCTGGAGATCCTCTACGAGCTCGGGCGACTGGCGGTACTCCCGCCGACCCAGGACGAGCTCGACGCGGCCCGCCAGTACGCCGTCGGCACGCTCGCCATCGGCAGCGCCACCGCCGCGGGGCTCGCCTCGACGCTGTCCGCGCTGGCCGGCGTCGGCGTCGGCGTGGAGTACCTGCGCGACCACCCGCGCGCGCTGGCCGAGGTGACGACCGCCGACGTCCAGGCCGTCGCGGCCGACCTGCTGGCGCCCACCGGGCTGATCACGGTCCTCGTCGGCGACAAATCCAAGATCGTCCGGGCGGTGGGGGCCCTCGGACTGATCGAGTCCTGA
- a CDS encoding M16 family metallopeptidase → MRSALPASSYPIERTRLDNGLRVLLAPDRTAPVVAVSVHYDVGFRSEPEGRTGFAHLFEHLMFQGSANVGKAEHPKHVQAAGGIFNGSTHPDYTDYFELLPAGALELALFLEADRMRAPKITRQNLDNQIAVVQEEIRVNVLNRPYGGFPWIKLPPVAFDTFPNAHNGYGDFSELAAAGLDDAEDFFDKYYAPGNAVLTIVGDFDSDEALTFVHRYFGDIPARAVPPRASFAEPVPAAERRAVLTDPLAPRAALAVGYRVPDPIADLPAYLAYYLLTEVLSDGDASRLERRLVQKDRSVIGVSTYLGAFGNPFDQRDPLLLTLEARQSEESSADAVLAAVDEELARLAGDGLDAGELERVQARVASSLLREADDALGRGLAMAVHELHRGRPELVNELPAELSAVTGEAVAAAAGSLLDQGRSVLELHAGAAS, encoded by the coding sequence GTGAGGTCGGCCCTGCCGGCATCCTCCTATCCGATCGAGCGGACCCGGCTCGACAACGGCCTGCGGGTCCTGCTCGCTCCCGACCGCACGGCTCCGGTGGTGGCCGTCTCCGTGCACTACGACGTGGGCTTCCGGTCCGAGCCCGAAGGCCGCACCGGTTTCGCCCACCTGTTCGAGCACCTGATGTTCCAGGGCAGCGCGAACGTGGGGAAGGCGGAACATCCCAAGCACGTCCAGGCCGCCGGTGGAATCTTCAACGGCTCCACGCACCCCGACTACACGGACTATTTCGAGCTGCTGCCGGCCGGCGCGCTCGAACTGGCCCTGTTCCTCGAGGCGGACCGGATGCGGGCGCCCAAGATCACCCGGCAGAACCTCGACAACCAGATCGCCGTGGTGCAGGAGGAGATCCGGGTCAACGTCCTCAACCGGCCGTACGGCGGATTTCCCTGGATCAAACTGCCGCCGGTGGCGTTCGACACCTTTCCCAACGCGCACAACGGCTACGGGGATTTCTCGGAGTTGGCGGCGGCCGGCCTCGACGACGCGGAGGACTTCTTCGACAAGTACTACGCGCCCGGTAACGCCGTGCTCACCATCGTCGGCGACTTCGACTCCGACGAGGCGCTGACCTTCGTCCACCGGTACTTCGGCGACATCCCCGCCCGCGCGGTGCCGCCGCGGGCGAGTTTCGCGGAGCCGGTGCCCGCGGCGGAGCGCCGGGCGGTCCTCACCGATCCGCTCGCCCCCCGCGCGGCGCTCGCGGTCGGCTACCGCGTCCCCGACCCGATCGCCGACCTGCCCGCCTACCTCGCCTACTACCTGCTGACCGAGGTGCTCAGCGACGGCGACGCCAGCCGCCTGGAGCGCCGCCTGGTCCAGAAGGACCGCTCGGTCATCGGGGTCAGCACCTACCTGGGCGCGTTCGGCAACCCGTTCGACCAGCGCGACCCGCTGCTGCTCACCCTGGAGGCCCGCCAGTCCGAGGAGTCCAGCGCCGACGCGGTCCTCGCGGCCGTCGACGAGGAGCTCGCCCGGCTCGCGGGGGACGGCCTGGACGCCGGTGAGCTGGAGCGGGTGCAGGCCCGGGTGGCCTCCTCGCTGCTGCGGGAGGCCGACGACGCCCTCGGCCGCGGGCTGGCCATGGCCGTGCACGAGCTGCACCGCGGCCGACCCGAGCTGGTGAACGAACTGCCGGCGGAGCTGTCGGCCGTCACCGGCGAGGCGGTCGCCGCCGCCGCCGGTTCCCTGCTCGACCAGGGCCGTTCGGTGCTGGAGCTGCATGCCGGCGCCGCCTCATGA